The genomic DNA tagctacaaggtcaaggtcatacttaggggtcagaggtcatacctttgggcgtatatttgcctgcattgcggtgctcttgtatttataatgtttcaatatttccCAAATTTTGGCAGAAAAAAAGCCTGAAATGACATGAACTGTGTTGGTGTGACTTGAAAcatcataaacaaaatatttgtttctgtatatgCACTTTTTATAATTTCAGGAGGTATTATAGAAACAACCAAACTCGATTGGCAGCAGTCCTTTCAATAATATCAGAGGAAGAGAGGCAGTTAGGGATAACAGAGGTAAGAACCACCACATTAAAGGGTGGTAATAACTACCTTAAAGGGAGGTGAGAACTACTTTAAAGGGAGATTAGAATTACCTTAAAGGGAGTTAAGAACCATCATAAAGGGTAGTAAGAACCACCTTAAAATGAGGTAAGAAGCACCTTAAAGGGAGGTAAGAAtggccataaagggaggtaataaacaCCTTAAAGGGAGGCAAGATCGACCTTAAAGGGTGGTTAAAAACTACTGTAATTGTAGGTAAGAACTGCATGTACCTTAAAAGGTGATAAGAACCACCTGAAAGGGTGGGTAAGAACTACATTAAAGAGAGTTAAAAAAGCACCTTAAGGGGAGGTTCAGATACCATTTACTGGATGAAAGATGAATATTGCATCATATCTAGTGACTCAGTAGGCAACagttgttttattacatcaaagAAAGGTTAGGTAACAGTTTCAGACTTAATTGTAGGAACCaacattttatgtaattattAGTATGCCAAAATTTGAATAGTACTCTAAAATGTTAGTTTGTGTTTAATTCATATGATATTCTCATAAAGAGTTAAAAATAATGGAAATGCATTGTGATCTTCTTTTGGACTAAACTTAGAACCAACCAGTATTTCATCAATggtgttataattattatcatatagAAATGCCATTTATATTATGCCTTAACAGTTGTGAAAAAAACGGCCGTGTTATGTGATGCCGTTtgcgtccatccgtctgtccgtccgtcataattCGCGTCTGAAGCATAACCTtctaaccattaaaggtattgactttaaacttgggaTATGGCAATGAGACTATGTGCAGAGTGCTTGAAgtggctctgtaggtcaaaggtcaaggtcacatattgaACTAAAAGGTCAACTAGTAATCTAACAATTTTGTGATTTGAACATGATCTGCAGCAATTGTTGTATAAACctacagtaaataaaattataatttttacagGACCATCATGATACAGGTAATGTTGGAAGCCATGATGCCTCCTCATCAGGTTAGTATCCATTACTCATCACATTAAAAAAGAACCTGCTTTGAGAAGCATTGTTTAAAGCAGcacattttcagattttgttagaatAAAGCTAATTAAAGACGCACGCTAGAATTcggggcgaaatttttcccaataatagaatttcttcaaactttggatattgaaggacaatcatctaaggaacaaaaatatgcaataacatGATTCGCACTggtcttgaaaagtacttgacTTTGATGCCTAGTacttgaaaaatacttaaatttgaaactgccaaaaactccttgaaaagtacttgaatttaaaaaaaaacgagtaaattttgataaattgtccTTGAATTGATGTTCTGCGAatagaaaatcagaaaaaataacagatcagaccaaaatatcaaaaaaaaaacaaataacagaCCTGTCTTCGACAGGGCTTTCCGACCAGTAAatgtagtccttgaaaatggggaaaaaatccttgaaaagtacttgaattttgttttgaaagttctgtatgaaccatgattaaaaatcataggtcaccggtattgaaaaagaattatctgcccttgaaaacagcatttttgaccccaaaaatgctgttttcaagggcagataattctttttcaataccggtgacctatgattttattgcatatttttgtttcttagatgattgtcgttcaatatccaaagtttgaagaaattcttgTTATTGGAAAAAAAtttgcccatctcatatacagggaattctagcatacgtccttaaaagTGTTTAATGTGTATTGTAAAAATGGCCTTTGATACAgatttattagcccaccatcatcagatggtgggctattaaaatcactctgcgtccgtggtccgtccgtccgtcattccgtccgtctgtccgtcagtccgtccgtccgttaacaatttctcgttatcgcatctcctcagaaactactggggggattttgaccaaactttgtcagaatgatgtattggtaccctagttgtgtccccctgaaaatcagactggttcaacaatttatgagtgagttatggccctttgtttatttctataatttatatagatttatatagggaaaaactttgaaaaccttcttgtccataaccacagagcctagggctttgatatttggtatgaagcatcatctagtggtcctctaccaagatgattcaaattatttctctggggtcaaatatggccccgccctgggggttacatggtttatatagacttatatagggaaaaactttgtataacctcttgtccaaaaccacagggcctagggctttgatattttgtatgtgacatcatctagtggtcttcaactaaatttgttcaaattatacccctagggtcaaatatggccccgccctgggagtcatatggtttacatagacttatatagggaaaaaactttgaaaatcttcttgtccaaaccacaaagcctagggctttgatacttgtaatgtagcatcatctagtgtttctctaccagtttgtcaaattatcctcctagggttaaatatggcccggccccgggggtcacatggttcatatagacttatatagggaaaagcttttaaaatgttcttgtcagtaactacaacattcaacttggaccacatgtatatttttgagtggcaagatgaaccttgactgagttgaccttgattttgacctagtgacctactttcacatttctgtagctacagccttcaaatttggaccacatgcataattttgtgcactggaaaaaactttgacctttatttttgacctagtgacctactttcacattttgaaggtacaggcatcaaatttggaccatatgcatagtttcgtgtttcaaaatgaaatttgacattgattttgacctagtgacctactttcacatttctcaagctacagccttcaaatttggactatgtgcatagttttgtgtaccgaaacaaactttgaccttgacattgacctagtgacctactttcacatttttgaagttacaggcttgaaatttggaccacatgcatagttttgtattctgaaataaaatttggccttgattttgacctagtgacctacttttacatttctcaagctgcagccttcaaatttggaccacttgcatagttttttgtactgaaatgacctttgacctttacattgacctagtgacctactttcacatttttaaggtacaggcttcatatttggaccacatgcatagttatgtattccgaaataaaatttgaccttgattttgacctagtgacctacttttacatttctcaagctacaggcttcaaatttggaccacatgcatagttttgtattccgaaataaaatttgaccttgattttgacctagtgacctacttttacatttctcaagctacagccttcaaatttggaccacatgcatagttttgtgtaccgaaacaaactttgacctttacattgacctagtgacttactttcacatttttgaaggtacaggcttcaaatttggaccacatgcatagttttgtattctgaagtaaaatttgaccataattttgacctagtgacctacttttacatttctcaagctacagccttcaaatttggaccacttgcatagttttgtgtaccgaaatgaactttgaccttaagattgacctagtgacctactttcacatttctgtagctgcaggcttcaaatttaggaccacatgcatagttttgtgtaccgaaacaaactttgaccttgacattgacctagtgacctactttcacatttttgaaggtacaggcttcaaatttggaccacatgcatagatttgtgttgtgtacggaaattaaatttgaccttgagctagtcaataagtcttgaaatttggaacactcaaaaatggcacattggtgggcgccaagatcactctgtgatctcttgttgattTTTGCCAACtattttagtacatgtatatgattgtactgtttaaaaagaaattaaaagggCGTGAACTGTCTGATAAAGTTTTTGAAATGGTTAGTATAAAGGACtatatatttgatatcaatttTCGCTCGTTtaccgatttttagctcacctgtcacatagtgacaaggtgagcttttttgatcacccttcgtccgtcgacggtcgtcagtctgtgcgtgcgtgcgtcaacaatttcttgtctgcacgctagtggtttcatttatgatttttattttaaccaaacttgcacacaacttgtatcaccataagatcacggttcctttcttgaactggccagatcccattatgggttccagagttatggcccctgaaagggccaaaattagctattttgatcttgtctgcacaatagcagctttatttatgatttgatttttaccaaacttgcacacaacttgtatcaccgtaagatcttggttcctttcttgaactggccagattccattatgggttccagagttatggcccctgaaaggtccagaattagctattttgaccttgtctgcacaagagcagcttcatttatgattttattttaaccaaacttgcacacaacttgtatcaccataagatctcggttcctttcatgaactggccagatcccattatgggttccagagttatggcccctgatagggccaaaactagctattttgaccttgtctgcacaatagcagcttcatttataatttgaatttaatcaaacttgcacaaaacttgtgtcaccataagatctcggttcctttcttgaaccggccagatcccttaatgggttccagagttatggcccctgaaagggccaaaatttgctattttgaccttgtctgcacaatagcagcttcatttatgatttgattttaaccaaacttgcacacaacttgtatcaccacaagatcttgcttcctttcttcaactggccagatttcttcatgggttccagagttatggccccttaaaggtccaaaattggctcttttggcttttgcagccatatagagacttcatttatggttttatttgatacaaacttcccaaatatcttcaacaacaataaatcttggattccatgacaaatcagatccaatcataggttccagttattttatatctgattacctcccctgattgtaatcaaaatggatttatatcagtaagtacttactattatttgaaatttcattattgttattagttggactgagacaatcagggtagataactatggactgattttatgtcaaattacctccctttatttcaaattgaaattgttatatctccataactaatgaagatactgatctgaaatttcatttatgtcaacagatttatttggtagatccttcttttgtccacttacaatatttttttttttttaattacttcccttttacgttactataaatagcttatttttagtaacttttttaatattggccgtagggaaaacacgagaccagttttctgtggtacaacatggatggtacctccaatttttaggtgtattttaacatatctataccttgtaagatttgttttttccttttggttaaatttctttcctttgttgttcctgtcctttggacttagatattttttctgaggaccttcttgtcctcaagtgcaatgataacaggtgagcgatatagggccatcatggccctcttgttcactGTAAGATACCATTTTTGTTGAGCCCTCTtacggatgcgaagacatagtcgtccaaatggtTGTTCGgtatatgtgcgtgcgtccgtcccgatttgtttgtccggaccataactttgatatgcacagagcaatcttgtttatatttggcgagaatgttaacctcagaaagatggagtgtcatgcgcaaatcccaggttcccatctcaaagatcaaggtcacagttggaggtcaaaggtcatttttttgttcagaccataactttgacatgcatggagcaatcttatttatatttggcatgaatgtaaacCTCAGTAAGACAAAGTGTgacatgcgcaaaccccaggttcctatctcaaaggtcaaggtcacagttgggggtcaaaggtcatttgtttgtcctcaaggtgagctattgttatTACCTTGTGTCCGTCATCATTTGTCGTCAActgtcatcaacagtttgactgttaacactctagaggtcacagcattGGTCCATtgttaatgaaacatggtcagaatgtaatCTTCTTTAAGATCTCAGGACAAATAAGTCACTGGGTCATCCGAGTTCAAAAACAaggccactaggtcaattaataggaaaaccttgttaacactcttgaggccacattttctacctcatctCCATAAAACTCTAACAGAATTTTTGTCTCTATGCAatatagaaatttttaaaattggattACCCAAGGCCTTAAATTAGGGCACTAGGTCAGATTAGTTCTACAAAGTAAAcataaatatttgtcagaatgttaatctccatgaaatatgaaataagttGAAATttgattatctgaggtcaaaaactaggtcactgtgtcaaatcatagaaaaacctttaaacactctaagaggtcacatttttgacttgatcttcattaaacttaccttcataaaactttgtcagaatatttgtgtctatgaaatctatatcaaattcaaaactggtttacctgagacaaaaaaactaggtcattaggtgaaaTCATTGAAGAACCTTGTTTACACACTAGTGGCCTCATTTAtgtttgatcttcataaaaaattgtgagaatgtttgtctccattaaatataggtcaagtttagaatagcattacactggttagtctccgactaattgtttatatataaagtacccgctgaaattcgaggacgaatttcaaaatggttgggaaatatgtcacggtatagaacttgaatattaaaacagggagaaagtgtgtaggcacccaggtagctcagtcggtagagcatcggaacggtattctgaggccccgggttcgagtcccagtctggctgcacatttttctcgcCTTGTGAcataaaaaacattgttaacattcaagataccacattttctacttgatcttaaTATACCTTTGTCAGgattttgtctccatgaaatttacAGTAAAATTCAGAACTTGGATATCTaaggtcttaaactaggtcactaagtcaaatcataggaaaagcttgtttacactctagatgtCCCATTTTCTGCTTGATGATAAGATTTCATCAGAAtgtttattagcccaccatcatcatgatggtgggctattcaaatcactctgcgtccgtggtccgtcattccgtcagtccgtccgtccgtccgttaacaatttctcgttatcgcatctcctcagaaactactggggggtattttgaccaaactttgtcagaaagatgtattggtaccctagttgtgtccccctgaaaatcagtctggttcaacaattgtttagtgagttatggccctttgtttatttctataatttacatatatttatatagggaaaaactttgaaaatctttttgtccaaaaccacagagcctagggctttgatatttggtatgaagcatcatctagtggtcctctaccaagatgattcaaattctttccctggggtctaatatggccccgccccgggggtcacatggtttatatagacttatatagggaaaaactttgaaaaacctcttattcaaaacaacagggcctagggctttgatattttgtgtgtgacatcatctagtggtcttctactaagtttgttcaaattatccccctagggtcaaatatggctccgccccgggggtcacatggtttacatagacttatatagggaaaaacttttaaaatcttcttgtccaaaccacaaaacctagggctttggcatttgtaatgcagcatcatctagtggttctctaccaagtttgttcaaattatcccactagggtcaaatatggccccgccctgggggtcacatggttcatatagacttatatagggaaaagcttttaaaatcttcttgtcaataacctacaacattcaaatttggaacacatgtaTGGATTTGAgaggcaagatgaaccttgattttgacctagtgacctactttcacatttctcaagctacagccttcaaatttggaccacatgcatagttttgtgcactgaaaaaactttgaccttgacattgacctactttcacatttttgaaggtacaggcttcaaatttggaccacatgcatagttttgtgtttcgaaatgaaatttgaccttgattttgacctagtgacctactttcacatttctcaagctacagccttcaaatttggaccacgtgcatagttttgtgtacagaaacaaactttgacctttacattgacctagtgacctacttgcacatttttgaaggtacaggctttaaatttaaaccacatgcatagatttgtgttctgaagtgtaatttaaccttgattttgacttagtgacctactttcacatttctcaagctacagccttcaaatttggaccacttgcatagttttgtgtaccgaaataaactttgaccttaagattgacgtagtgacctactttcaaatttctcaaactacagccttcaaacttgatgcacatgcatagttttgtgtacaaagaactttgtccttgaaattgatctagtgacctactttcacatttctcaagctacagctttcgaatttggaccacctgcacagtgttgtgtacggaaatgaaatttgaccttgagctagccaataagtcttgaaatttggaacactcaaaaatttcacattggtgggcgccaagatcactctgtgatctcttgtttcacaTGAAATATGGGTCCGGTTGAAAAGTGGGTTCCtgatttaaaaactaggtcactaggtgaaatcaaataaaaatttgttaacacCCCGTCCCTAGAAAAAgactgtagaggccacaatttgTTCTTGACCTTCAGAAaagtttgtcaaaatgtttgtctttaataTAGGTCAGCTTTGAAAATTGATTATCTaggaaaaactaggtcactaggtcaaatcataaaaagaCCTAGTTAACACTTAAAAGGTCACATTTTCCACCTGATCTTTATtatactttgtcagaatgtttgtcctcttaaaatctaggataaatttggTCAGTTGGGTATTTTAACAAAAGTAtgcctgatttacataaaacatggttagaatgtttatcccTATGACATCTACTttaaataatatcacagaaatgttccttcaGTGAGACTGTATagagtttgttcaaattattccatttTGTTGGAAATATGGCCACCAGAGGATTAAGTCACTTTTTATATATGTAGTTAGTATTTCCTATATGTGTATAGTggatactttaaaaaatcttcttgttagaAAATActggcccaatttcaaaataatttcacagatattttccatGCATGACCCTCTGCCAAAACTGTTGAAGCAATCTATGAAACTCAGGTaagcgatttagggtcatcatggccctcttattttaaaaaatgtccatagaaatattcaaaacaaaggctaattcgagtttttttttaaatgacccTCATTTCAAAATTCTTGTGATACTTTCAAGAATATTTCTCAGTTATTCTGAGGGTTAAACAAGCTTGATTTCTACTGCAGGAAATGTAGCATCATCACAAAGTGTTTTAGCTGGACAGTCATCCAGTAACTCACCATCCAGTGACCAATGGACACAGGACATATATAGAAGAGATGGACAACCCCCAGACAGAGATCCACCAAACATTCACAACAGGACCGATAATCCACCTGCAGTACAGACTCCCGTCAGGTCTAATATTCGagtctcatcatcatcattatcatcagcaGGTAACAATTCGTCAGGAGCTACTGGTAATCAATCATTGCCAGACAAATTAAAAACCACCTGTAAACAGAATCCACCTCACTTTAAAGGTCATCCAATTAAATTCCTATTCAAACATTTGCAATGTACTGTCAAACCTGTGTATAGTGGTATAGCCAGAGAGTTGTCTTTATTTGCAGATCGTCCTACATGATATTGATTCATGATTAAAGTCATCAACAAAATTAAGCCATTTTAATAATTAActctaaaacaaaatatatatttctcaagGGAATCTTAGCCTagatggttaaggttgctgatttcaaatcacttgctgcTCACGCtgtgggtgtagaattctttaatgtgaggaagccatccagctgacatGCCAGAGGTtggaggttctacccaggtgcccgcccttgcctgaaataatgcttgtAGGGGCATGTGagctcttcctccaccatgatgAGGGTGGGGTGTGTAGGAGTAATCTTGTGGTTGGTTGGATTGATCTGTTGCAAAATATTTGAGGTGCAAACTATTTCCAGACTTTAAAAGGGAAaaagtggtcttctaccaagatttttcaaattatccccctagggtcaaatatggccccgccccgggggtcacatggtttatatagacttatatagggaaaaactttgaaaatcttcttgtccaaaaccacgggtcctagggctttgatatttggtatgtagcatcatcaagtggtcctctaccaaattttttcaaattatccccctatgatcaaatatgaccccgccccgggggtcacttgctttatatagacatatagggaaaaaatgtgaaaatcttcttgttcaaaaccacagggcctagggctttgatattttgtatgtagaatcatctagtggtcatctaccaagaatgttcaaattattcccccagggtcaaatatggccccgccccgggggtcacatggtttgtatagacttgtatagggaaaaaactttgaaaatcttcttttccaaaacctcAAGGCCTAgggtttgatatttggtttgtagcatcatctagtggtcctctaccaggattgttcaaattatccccctagggtcaaatatggcctgcTCTGGGAGCACATAGTTTAAATAGACTTGCacagggaaaaacctttaaagaatTCTTGTCTTAAGGGGATGGACCcctaaaagaaatgtttaaaaaatggcatttgctttgtatattcttgaagttgaccatgtttcacactgtgttacaaattttaaacaacttttaccgtgccgttttttgtaaattttgtataatttatggtatttcctcaggctcaagaagagacaaaattcaatgtgatggccactatctaaaacgtttgcagagaattcattacagcattaattttgataaaagaaacaccaaattattgttaaacaattataaaacacaaaataaaactgtaaaaatcatttttttctagggtgcctcaagtaagcagatttaatgagacagaattctaactccaacattgaaaaattaaggttgaatcctgtggatctgttttgaattttgctcacttcattcaaaaataaccttggggcaatagtaaaacctacctgcatttcttccacagtatgtaatctaaagaatgcaggcaaaatagagaacttttaccgcacgtaactcagtatttttaaagatgtctaactctacccctcctgattcagaggtaaattcacattgaacagcaaataatcgcttataaaatgaaaattttccacttttgtacaatacattcATAATAacatgaaagaagtaaaaacttactagaaaaaaaggaaaacatggaaaaaaaatttggtcccagtggggtttgaacctacccgcccccccccccccccccccccgaaaattgcagtcaaagtaggtttatggtaggaattgaatactcttcaaaaaggaggtactctattacgggtccaataccttaaaccaTAAAGCCTAAAggttagatatttagtatgtgtatgctctagtggttctctaccaagattgttcaaatcatgaccgtgGGGTCAATGTAGGCCACGCcagggtggtcccttgttttacatagacttatttgtttttgaagcagtgaCAAAGagatttgaaccacaagcataatgtttgatacagatttcaatattaatcttgaattgtcttaatcgtgacctactgacctactttcttgtttttgaagatacagcatagaaatttggaccatttaaaacttttgatactg from Mercenaria mercenaria strain notata chromosome 11, MADL_Memer_1, whole genome shotgun sequence includes the following:
- the LOC128546947 gene encoding uncharacterized protein LOC128546947, coding for MDFKEVENINKELIVKIKDKIHLKDLLHYLEVWGFSVMTIKGIRADMINHGDAYAVIQFMDAVKRRPHTFPKLVAALRDTNQEDIYDIFKEKIRRYYRNNQTRLAAVLSIISEEERQLGITEDHHDTGNVGSHDASSSGNVASSQSVLAGQSSSNSPSSDQWTQDIYRRDGQPPDRDPPNIHNRTDNPPAVQTPVRSNIRVSSSSLSSAGNNSSGATGNQSLPDKLKTTCKQNPPHFKGHPIKFLFKHLQCTVKPVYSGIARELSLFADRPT